One region of Rana temporaria chromosome 11, aRanTem1.1, whole genome shotgun sequence genomic DNA includes:
- the TIPRL gene encoding TIP41-like protein — translation MMIHGFKSSNQDFSFGPWKLTAIKTHIMKSADVEKMAEEMHMPCLPEMMFGDNVLRIQHSSGFGIEFNAKDALIRVNKKQGVLKVACAEEWQESRSENDHSKEIVKPYDWTYTTDYKGTLLGNDLKFNVVTTTERIDTEKLKTREQITFFEEVLLFEDELHDHGVSGLSVKIRVMPSSFFLLLRFFLRVDGVLIRMNDTRLYYESDKPYMLREYTSKESKISNLSHVPPPFFTEPNDISQYLPVMEAIYEKLEFPLIPQEDTSDSLTSTIAQTPQILL, via the coding sequence ATGATGATTCACGGCTTTAAAAGCAGTAATCAAGACTTTAGCTTTGGACCATGGAAGCTCACTGCTATCAAGACTCATATTATGAAGTCAGCTGATGTGGAAAAAATGGCTGAAGAAATGCACATGCCCTGTCTTCCTGAGATGATGTTTGGAGACAATGTCCTAAGAATTCAACACTCCTCTGGCTTTGGTATAGAATTTAATGCTAAAGATGCTCTTATAAGAGTCAATAAGAAGCAAGGAGTTTTAAAGGTAGCTTGTGCTGAAGAGTGGCAAGAGAGCAGGTCAGAAAACGATCATAGCAAAGAAATTGTAAAGCCCTACGACTGGACCTACACAACTGACTATAAAGGAACATTACTAGGTAATGACCTGAAATTCAATGTTGTCACAACTACCGAACGAATTGACACAGAAAAGCTGAAGACAAGAGAACAAATCACGTTTTTCGAGGAGGTTTTGTTGTTTGAAGATGAGCTCCATGATCATGGTGTATCTGGCTTAAGTGTTAAAATTAGAGTCATGCCTTCcagttttttccttcttcttAGATTCTTCCTGAGAGTAGATGGTGTCCTTATCCGAATGAATGACACACGACTTTATTACGAAAGTGACAAACCGTACATGCTGAGAGAATACACATCCAAGGAGAGCAAGATCAGCAACCTTAGTCATGTGCCCCCTCCTTTTTTCACAGAGCCCAATGATATTTCTCAGTATTTACCTGTGATGGAAGCAATTTATGAAAAGTTAGAATTCCCATTAATACCGCAAGAAGACACGAGTGACTCTCTGACATCAACAATTGCACAAACCCCACAAATTCTTTTGTAG